A region from the Bacillus thuringiensis genome encodes:
- a CDS encoding RsfA family transcriptional regulator, whose product MVISRQDSWTDDNDLLLASTVLQNVRNGGTQLAAFKEVAKLLARTPAACGFRWNSYVRKQYQEEIQQAKKERKAGNNIPFSPPEKETNSLPITLDDIILFLQNYKDVNELTKLQNQIEDLEAENQSLLQRLTMYEDEYRMLLNHIDKTRNLIVVD is encoded by the coding sequence GTGGTAATCTCAAGACAAGATTCCTGGACTGATGATAACGATTTACTTCTCGCATCAACAGTACTTCAGAATGTTCGTAACGGTGGAACACAGTTAGCTGCATTCAAAGAAGTAGCAAAACTACTAGCTAGAACACCCGCAGCTTGTGGATTTCGTTGGAATTCATATGTGAGAAAACAATATCAAGAAGAAATACAACAAGCAAAAAAAGAGCGAAAAGCGGGAAACAACATTCCCTTCTCTCCACCAGAAAAAGAAACAAACTCTTTACCTATTACATTAGATGACATTATTCTCTTTCTACAAAATTATAAAGATGTGAATGAATTGACAAAGTTACAAAATCAAATCGAAGATTTAGAAGCTGAGAATCAATCCCTTCTACAACGTTTAACTATGTATGAAGATGAGTATCGTATGTTACTGAACCATATCGATAAGACAAGAAATTTAATTGTAGTGGATTAA
- a CDS encoding S8 family peptidase — protein MKIFKGILVSSIALTAFNGVGGILPSEKSEVAYAATYNYSNKQLNSTVHKQATKQLILKFKNEANLPYQDGIEKFIKEEKQDPELIRILAEYPNVTINRLFSSLNPKEIKNLGKEIKDSDQISSNLLNYYIVETQDNIDVQALLTKIEKLSLVETAYLQEEEAPPEERLPNLSVNPYDEPRLTRQGYLEPAPLGINAPYAWSIKGGDGKGTTFVDMEYGWLFSHEDLVNQKIELISGQNKSEHHDHGTSVLGIVSAEDNNIGGIGIAPKAKVKVVSQIRDNGRYNTADAILSAVNNMQAGDILLLEAQATYDGYGDKNYLPVEVKPDIFDAIRMGANKGIIIIEAGANGGNDLDQFRDRNGKQVLNRNSPDFKDSGAIMVGAASARVPHKRSYFSNYGSRVDVYGWGNAVDTTDAKPSEFTTNLYTSSFSGTSSASPIIAGAAASIQGIAKNNQGKVYTPSQLRDILSDSSTGTKSNDPINDKIGVLPDLKAILSKLGFSPNVGNDSSIVFPEEQEINKGNQGSTITFPKEDSDNSEGNSNFIFPE, from the coding sequence TTGAAAATTTTTAAGGGAATTCTAGTTTCTTCAATTGCATTAACAGCATTTAATGGAGTAGGCGGTATACTTCCAAGTGAAAAATCAGAAGTTGCCTACGCAGCTACTTACAATTATTCAAATAAGCAATTGAATTCTACTGTACATAAGCAAGCTACTAAACAATTAATTTTAAAATTTAAAAATGAAGCGAATTTACCATATCAGGATGGAATAGAAAAATTCATTAAAGAAGAAAAACAAGATCCTGAATTAATTAGAATTTTAGCTGAATACCCAAATGTAACTATAAATCGACTTTTTAGTTCTTTAAATCCTAAAGAAATTAAAAATCTAGGTAAAGAAATAAAAGATTCCGATCAAATTTCTTCTAATTTGCTAAACTATTATATTGTAGAAACTCAAGATAATATAGATGTACAAGCATTACTTACAAAAATTGAAAAATTATCTCTTGTTGAAACGGCGTATTTACAGGAAGAAGAGGCGCCACCAGAAGAGCGTTTACCAAATTTATCTGTTAATCCATATGATGAACCTAGACTTACAAGACAAGGTTACCTTGAACCAGCACCATTAGGAATTAATGCACCTTATGCCTGGAGCATAAAAGGTGGAGATGGAAAAGGAACTACTTTTGTAGACATGGAGTATGGCTGGTTATTTAGTCATGAGGATTTAGTGAATCAAAAGATTGAATTGATATCCGGACAGAATAAGAGTGAACACCATGATCATGGTACCTCAGTCTTAGGGATTGTTTCGGCAGAAGATAATAACATAGGTGGAATTGGGATTGCACCAAAAGCTAAGGTAAAGGTTGTATCTCAGATTAGAGATAATGGTAGGTACAATACAGCTGATGCGATCTTAAGTGCAGTTAACAATATGCAAGCTGGAGATATCCTTTTATTAGAAGCCCAAGCTACTTATGATGGATATGGAGATAAGAACTATCTTCCTGTAGAAGTAAAACCGGATATATTTGATGCAATTCGTATGGGAGCAAATAAAGGAATTATTATTATTGAAGCAGGTGCAAACGGCGGAAACGATTTAGATCAATTTAGAGACCGTAATGGTAAACAAGTTCTCAATCGTAATAGTCCTGATTTTAAAGATTCAGGGGCAATTATGGTTGGGGCAGCTTCTGCAAGGGTTCCTCATAAACGTTCATATTTCTCTAATTATGGTAGTAGGGTAGATGTGTATGGATGGGGGAATGCAGTAGATACAACAGATGCTAAACCAAGTGAATTTACAACAAATTTATATACATCTAGCTTTAGTGGAACATCTAGTGCATCACCTATTATTGCTGGTGCTGCTGCATCAATTCAAGGAATTGCAAAAAATAATCAGGGAAAAGTATATACACCAAGCCAGCTTAGGGATATTTTAAGTGATTCTAGTACCGGAACGAAATCTAATGATCCAATTAATGATAAAATTGGTGTTTTACCTGATTTAAAAGCCATTTTATCTAAACTTGGTTTTTCACCAAACGTAGGTAATGATTCTTCCATTGTATTTCCTGAGGAGCAAGAAATAAATAAAGGGAATCAAGGTTCTACTATTACGTTCCCGAAAGAGGATTCCGATAATAGTGAAGGAAACTCTAACTTCATTTTCCCAGAATAA